GCTTGGTAGTACGCTAAAATACTGACAAGCTAATTTCAcgaagaaaacaataaaaatttgattGCAGAcggataattaaattaaaactgaagATGATAATCGaaattgtgaataaataaaagtcaattACATTTCAAAacagcattttatttattttttatcgtcGTCAGTGAGTTCAATTTTCTTAGTATCCTTTATAATCTCATCTATTTTGTGCAAATCTTTCAATGATAGCTCGCCGGTGCCTCTCTCCATTGGTTTGGGTTGAGTCGGATCTGGTTTCCAGCCGAGGAAGTTTATGATCTGGAAAGTCGCTGGAACACCCCTGGACGCCCGTTCCGGTACTTCCtggaatttgaaataaaatagaatttctaaaatgtaaagttaaagtcaaatcaACAACttcttgatttaaataaattaatagatcCAGAAACAAATCCAAATTTGTAATTCTCTAAGAAAAGCCCATAAGAAATTTAGACAGAGATTATTTTTaccatcaccatctcacattgtcaaaaCTGTTCAaagagcaacctagttagaACAATAATATATACGCAAGCGTTTCTATCGTTAacgttatctatatatataaaaggaagttgtgttagttacaccatttataactcaagaacggctagaccaatttttgtgatatttgattttttggattgctgttagtccggaataggataataagtactaaaatataacatttatcaaaaaaaaaaagatgcgcggcacgaagttcgccgggacggCTAGTCCGTTATAAACACTAAAATTTTTAGTTCATGAAAATAGGTTTAACTTTCTAATACTTTACATTGATGCGCACTACTGACTGTTATACTCAAAAATGGTTGTAAATTCCAAATTATTTTAGGTGAAAATTTTAGTACAATTGGTCTATAAACCTCAGCATAACACGTCacattataaattcaaactACACTACGCGTTCAGATGCACTGAGAAACTTCATGATAAAGTCTGCTATACAAATAAAAGGAAGTTAAACAAGTCTCGAACTATACATATTTATTGGagtaactatatatatttattgaagtttTTAATAACCAGTCAGTACTacctccctggcgtaacggtgaggcaatttaggaatttataatttctgaattttctttcgggtttagccgtggctagttaccaccccacaaacaaagaagtgccgctaagcgatttagtattcaggtgcaatgtcgcgtagaaacctattaggggtataactaccatacaccctaacaggttagcccgcttccatcttagactgcatcaaaacttaccaccaggtgagattgcagtcaagggctaacttgtagtggaataaaaaaaataaactatcagAGTATAAATAAGAGTGCTTGGAGGACGATTTTCTACCTAAGCGAACGACTAAAATTTATCTACGACTTGCTAACGAATAAATAATACTCCAGTATTATTTATTCGTTAGCAATGTACAGTGTGAACAATACAGTCGCTTTATAGCTCTCTTTCAATTGTAAATACTACCACTGATGTAGGAGTAACTCTTAAGTTTTATCAATATCAGTTCAGTCATATTAACATCTCATATAAGATCGCCTGGTGCCAGACTTTCACCGCGTAAAAGCTAACTACAATTTATACGGAATCGACAGTGCGCCATCTACTTACAACACTGGGAAACAATactataactagatggcgcttttccGATTTAAAATACTCCGGCACTAGAAACTGTTAACTTGCAAAGTTATTTTGGTATACAGCAATGAATACGTGATATATACATACCTTGCCATACATTTCGTCGTAGATGGCAGCTGCAGCGAATAGAGTCGAGCGTTGCAAACGCAGCGGGCGGTTAAACGCCGCGTTCGACTCGCCCAGTGCGCGGAGGTCGCCCATTACGTGCCACATCGAGGGATACCACACTGTCATCGTGTCCACGTCCACGGTCTGAAGTGTGAATCCTGCCCTGAAATGACATACATTATGCAACAAGCGGACAAAGCTCATTGCAATATCTGGGGCCCAAGTCGGCTATTGCAATTCTGTGTCAGTGGAAGGACAACACtggtaagaataaaataaaatacaaaaatttacaCTGATAATATCAGAGATAATAGAGTACAGCTACATGAAATGAATTTCAATAGTCAACTTGGTAAAAGTATAGATATCCGGTACTTGCGTACGAGGGTAGATTAAGCCCCCCCCCACCTTTCCCTTTTGTCGGAAAAGTATAGTTTTcgagtaatgattttttttataaatcataacctCACTTCTTTTACATAGGAATATTgacctatatattaaatatcctatgttaaatatacctttttagtgtCAGAATCTAGGGGACGTCTCGCTCCGCTCTGCTTCGCTCGGCTCTcaatggtcttttatgttctaacctaacctagcttcttaaatagattttgacctatgtattaaatatcctatgttaaatatacctttttagtgtcagattctaggggacgcctcgctccgctccgcttcgctcggctctcaatggtcttttatgttctaacctaacctaacctagcttcttaaaatagattttgacctatgtattaaatatcctatgttaaatATTGGCCGTCGACAACGTTCCGTTACACACTTTTTTGTTGTAACTATTCATAAACTGTACCAAATACATATCTAGCTGCATTTCGTTATACGCAATTTTTAGTAtcgtaattaattcaaaatgcatttccgAAATCCAAAAACAGTGTATATGGACCAAGTTTAACCCAGACAAAGCTCCTAAGCAAAAAACATATGTAAAATCAAGTACCGGATATCTATACCCAACCCGTCAACTTCAGAGTACGGTTGGCAACCCTACTGATATGAGATTCAGGCGTGAGTACATTTTGagccaatttatttatttatttttacaaacaaaGTAACTTTGATAAAACAAGCAACAATGAACTAACTAGAACAAACGTGGttgttgtttaataattataggGTACATTTAGAAGcgtgcgtgtgcgtgcgtgcgtgcgtgcgtgtgtttgtgtgtgtgcgtgtgtgtgtgtgtgtggcattTTAGCggccgaacggatgaaccgattgtgttctgttttttgtttttggaagTTAAATAACCGGTACTGTGAATAAGTATGTTGTGAATAAGTTTAATGAGAGGGTTTGACTATTATACAATAGACTATGACgcatttcaaatccaagatgtgGAGGTGGAGTTATCTAGAATTAAGTCAGAGTGATTATGAATCCTTACGCATTAAGCAATCCCCCTATATCCCGTATCCTGGTGAATGGTGAAATGTGAGGATGCACTCCACCCAATCGTTCGCTCTCAGCCAACTGCAGAGCTTGACGGAGCTCCATGAGGGTGTCACCACCGAACACGCAGGCAACGAATACCTGCGTGAAATAGTTTTACTTTCATCGAACTCCCTGCAGGGCTAGAaaaggcaggagataaaaattatatcccccgtttatatcccctgacattatataattaacgtgtccagcTCGGCTAGCATATCTAGCTAGAATTTAACTTctttcacagctttatcaactctcagagcactgactcacaagtggaaataatatccaaataatatatgtgtaataataaacgggggtagccttctcctattctatattcccgtactttagcaggacacgttaattatatcccttgtcaggggataaaatttggggatataatttttgtctcctgccttttcTAGTGAAGCAGCTCAAACAATACACCTCgttggcagcgacccggctGCCGACCCGCCATATATTGGGGGGTCAAAACTCTACTCTGCTCTACTTTATCTTAATCTGCCAGCAATGTGTAAATGGCACTCAAGGCCTAGGATATCATAGGTACAACgtgcaaatgaaaaccgaaataatacgtCAAAGGCTTTGGGAGGTACATTATGTTCTTTCCCTGAGGcttatttgtgaaaccgaaacccccatcgtttttgagtaaactactgccatagttttttccgaaagaaatcaaatacagccttaacattacatgcgaaattaaaatcaagtgactcctgtccctttattaggtacgcgtcgcgtagtttaggtactatgcgcgtgtcggtcttttatcttcaatgcttcttttgatttaatatttttgcagggttatgaaatatacttatgtatccttaaataacattatatgGTAATTCGATTATCaaccaatttattaaaaaaaattggttgtctgtaaagtcggcttactgacaataattgaacgtgacaacgtcgtaagaaaatactgatggaatggttgcatttttcaaaagaaaattttaattttatttgtttgatagatattatcgttgctataaacaattgacaccacattcatttgcactgcacttcatccttgccgaaaacatgtaaatgtattattttgtatagaagctgtccacgcggacgcatcgctcactcaagtaggagagagacagatgtctaacgcggaggccgactatgcctctttgtcgctcgttccgcgctctcgcttgcacttcaagcatGGAAtttaacgccgcatacgtcatgttttttcgtgcgtgcagccggctccatcgaattataagacgttgtctcgtcaaaaaaaaaactccctaGCTTGTTTAGTAAACTGTACCGAACAATGAGTACGGGATAGTTAACTGATGCTAAAAACTCACCCCATCCGGTTTCAAGCATTGAATAACTTTGTCAAAGCATCCTGGTAAATCATTGACCCAATGCAGCGCCAATGAGGAAACAAGCAAATCCACACTATTATCAGgaaactgaaaataataaaaagtaaaaaaaaaaaatcagtattaattaatcaatttcaGAAATATTAAACCATCTAATTGTATTTTACGGAAAATTATTAGATAATGCTTTTGATAttgatgattaaaaataaactattatctGTATTGAATGAAATCGCTATGAAGTGATAAAGCAGCAAAATTGTTATGTTGTtctgttatacttttcttttttttgtactttttgtggtgtgcattaaaagtatattcattcattcattcattcactcatatAAATGCAAGAAAGTCCAGAAACTAGGAGGACTTCTATAATCTGATACATAAAgttacataaaaacttttatattataaccaaCCACTTTGCTTAGCACACTTACTGTAACACAATGTTAAGTATCTTATAGCTTTCCTCAAAAATTGTGCTACCAAATGCATTCAATCATACAGACACAAAAACTCttttgctttattattagtaaatagatTATTGCAGAAATTTGCCAAATGTGATGTTTATGGTTAGTGCTATTATTgtataggttttatttattgtgctatgttataaaatagatttatatacttatactttccttaataaatatacagggttaaataaaaatactaggaAGCTCTAGGCCTGTAGTAGTTTTCAtcatggagatgtctcttaaagtaaagttcaaagtttttattaaacgtaagcttatagaaaagtcctattatagtttaaagaaaaaatattgagtgtgaattattgctctaaccaggtcgctttctaataattttaaatgacaatgtgatatggtgataacaaaaaaaaaacaccaggctaagtttgttgtgggcttctttttagaccaggatgcgtttgcaACCATCGTAGTCTTAATATTAAGTTTCTGGTACttaatatggttatcgccatcatctcacattttaattctcatgtaatgtacacattgaaagtgccatctatgggcctacttgaataaagatattttgacttgAAGTGGAGAGCTTTCtggattatattatttatccttgtatattaatcaaaa
This is a stretch of genomic DNA from Pararge aegeria chromosome 12, ilParAegt1.1, whole genome shotgun sequence. It encodes these proteins:
- the LOC120628058 gene encoding arginine-hydroxylase NDUFAF5, mitochondrial; amino-acid sequence: MMRTHFSSTLPQYLVTRMLGYSKKLHRVPLRNQSTKATKKKTASSVYRTMNIFDRKAKILQRERAAQSEDYHLSEYIKEEVGWRTADRIFDIKRTFNNAVELGAGRGYVSRHFLPDSVEKVTLCDSSQTHLDKAIVGDSVKFDKVVVDEENFEFPDNSVDLLVSSLALHWVNDLPGCFDKVIQCLKPDGVFVACVFGGDTLMELRQALQLAESERLGGVHPHISPFTRIRDIGGLLNAAGFTLQTVDVDTMTVWYPSMWHVMGDLRALGESNAAFNRPLRLQRSTLFAAAAIYDEMYGKEVPERASRGVPATFQIINFLGWKPDPTQPKPMERGTGELSLKDLHKIDEIIKDTKKIELTDDDKK